One genomic window of Cydia pomonella isolate Wapato2018A chromosome 6, ilCydPomo1, whole genome shotgun sequence includes the following:
- the LOC133518917 gene encoding ankyrin repeat domain-containing protein 49-like: protein MSDSEESDVFNEEPIRSFHDIHDEIERCKKNPATSGMFVSGWDDADEGVEEVKDPKANPVDHVLWAAENADILTLKELLAAQPDLVNAKDSNLYTPLHRAAYGNHMTTITYLLSVGAKLDAKTEFGWTPLHSAANWNNYWVVARLLAAGADPAAVSEGDQTPLHLAAAKSHSKSTIITLLFQENSVQVAQMVNNVGENPEELARGHGIYAPLFEMVMPAASYIKSIGFTCNPYLRMEKPSEPE from the exons ATGTCAGACTCTGAAGAATCAGATGTGTTTAATGAAGAGCCTATCAGGTCATTTCATGATATTCACGATGAAATAGAAAGATGCAAGAAAAACCCGGCAACTTCGGGTATGTTTGTGTCTGGCTGGGATGATGCAGACGAGGGCGTGGAGGAAGTAAAGGATCCTAAAG CTAATCCTGTTGACCATGTTCTATGGGCTGCTGAAAATGCTGACATTTTAACTCTCAAAGAACTATTGGCTGCTCAACCAGATCTAGTCAATGCTAAAGACAGCAATCTGTACACACCTCTCCACCGAGCTGCTTATGGAAACCATATGACTACCATAACATATCTGTTGAGTGTGGGAGCTAAGTTGGATGCTAAAACTGAGTTTGGCTGGACACCTCTGCATTCAGCTGCCAATTGGAATAATTACTGGGTTGTTGCAAGACTATTGGCAGCTGGTGCTGATCCAGCTGCAGTGTCTGAGGGAG ACCAAACGCCACTACATTTAGCAGCAGCAAAAAGTCACAGCAAATCTACTATTATCACATTGCTCTTTCAAGAAAACAGTGTGCAGGTGGCTCAGATGGTCAATAATGTTGGAGAAAATCCTGAAGAACTAGCTCGCGGGCATGGAATATATGCTCCACTGTTTGAAATGGTAATGCCTGCAGCTTCTTACATTAAATCAATTGGTTTCACTTGCAATCCATATTTAAGAATGGAAAAACCATCAGAACCGGAGTGA
- the LOC133518913 gene encoding uncharacterized protein LOC133518913 yields MSITHSRLKKFSSFDLVNAHFIHPKLIIQEDTEKVRICDLTARTEEDPDKVYNFDTKISNTHVHRELLWVLFRSGDIIVINPATGTQIKVTCEKLANYKIQKLRSSENNVILISKSGECLVVLFSRKDLEQDMVDGKAEHTIAIDKYGGSYLAAESHMLSNGLIAYTEGEALVLKCPITGLYDVINSTKKILYAVPWADSLIISDGATMWLVDIKDSHIMYEFKEDGITYYPLGSYNNDFYYLAWDEMQVYICCAWDESLLDSTNDQHDNNSSIQKLSSQETLKGQLKTIIDSLTSTTDPDQVLPQIQPYFDTIEDLPLLVNTALKLCKINLALKPLTYTLQKKVFASADDFLIQSLCDIMNKIDILEYIEFRGSNLYEDLSIFDLSFVELCITFVSKGDFDLSSICWLKYSAVKQTINSNDIMGILNAIPNNIKMGALINWLRNFLPPLLDENPFYIDLFVRWVTERVFSLEKSSYWPKIGLKFIDDIGIVLETSLKTICLRPISMDDLDMLKTHIKNIIELKEKHKINMLLGELSSQSPSEVALIMLRRCYTEDLEPFFAALFAFI; encoded by the exons ATGTCTATTACGCATTCAAGATTAAAAAAGTTTTCTAGTTTTGATTTGGTTAATGCTCATTTCATACATcctaaattaataatacaagaaGATACGGAAAAAGTACGAATATGTGATTTAACTGCACGTACTGAAGAAGACCCCGATAAGGTTTATAATTTTGATACGAAAATTTCAAACACACACGTACATAGAGAGCTCCTGTGGGTCCTTTTCAGGTCCGGGGATATCATAGTAATAAACCCAGCGACAGGAACTCAAATCAAGGTAACATGTGAAAAGTTGGCCAACTATAAGATTCAAAAGTTAAGAAGCAGTGAGAATAATGTGATCCTAATCAGTAAAAGTGGAGAATGTTTGGTGGTGTTATTTTCACGGAAAGATTTGGAACAAGATATGGTAGACGGCAAAGCAGAACATACCATAGCAATAGATAAATATGGTGGGTCTTATTTAGCTGCAGAATCTCATATGCTCTCAAACGGATTGATTGCATACACCGAGGGAGAAGCTTTAGTTTTAAAATGTCCTATAACTGGTTTATATGATGTTATCAATTCCACAAAGAAAATCCTTTATGCAGTTCCTTGGGCTGATTCACTAATTATTTCTGATGGAGCAACAATGTGGCTGGTAGATATTAAAGACTCCCACATTATGTATGAATTTAAAGAAGATGGAATCACATACTATCCATTGGGGTCATATAACAATGACTTTTACTATCTGGCTTGGGATGAAATGCAG GTGTACATTTGCTGTGCTTGGGATGAATCACTACTTGATTCAACAAATGACCAGCATGATAACAACTCTTCCATCCAAAAACTTTCATCTCAAGAAACACTCAAAGGTCAGTTGAAAACAATCATTGATAGTTTGACATCAACAACAGACCCAGATCAGGTATTACCTCAAATACAACCCTATTTTGACACCATTGAAGATTTACCTCTCCTTGTCAATACTGCCCTTAAACTGTGTAAGATTAATTTGGCACTCAAACCACTTACATATACTTTACAAAAGAAAGTTTTTGCATCAGCTGATGATTTCCTGATTCAATCATTATGTGATATCATGAATAAAATAGACATACTGGAGTACATTGAGTTCAGAGGAAGTAATTTATATGAAGACCTAAGCATATTTGATTTGAGTTTTGTGGAATTATGCATCACATTTGTCTCAAAAGGCGATTTTGATTTATCTTCCATATGTTGGCTCAAATATTCTGCtgtaaaacaaacaattaattCTAACGATATAATGGGAATATTGAATGCTATTCCCAACAATATTAAGATGGGGGCCTTAATAAATTGGTTAAGAAATTTTCTCCCACCTCTTCTAGATGAAAACCCCTTTTATATAGATTTGTTTGTCCGGTGGGTCACAGAAAGAGTTTTTTCGCTAGAGAAATCTAGTTACTGGCCAAAAATTGGATTGAAGTTTATAGATGATATAGGCATAGTATTGGAAACTTCATTAAAAACGATTTGTTTGCGACCAATATCAATGGATGATCTTGATATGTTAAAAACGCATATAAAGaatataattgaattaaaagaaaaacataaaattaatatgttgCTGGGTGAGCTTAGTTCACAGAGTCCCAGTGAAGTCGCGTTAATTATGCTACGTCGATGCTACACAGAAGATTTAGAGCCTTTTTTTGCAGCATTATTTGCCTTCATATAG